The nucleotide window CGGTGCTGGTTTCTCATATCGCATTTAGTATTCCGATTGTTGTATTAATGATTTTACCGAAGCTACAAGAAATGAGTCCGACATTGATGGATGCGGCGCGGGACTTGGGAGCGAGTCAGTGGCAAGTGCTTTCTAAGGTGATTCTTCCTTATATTATGCCCGGTGTTTTAGCTGGTTTCTTTATGGCGCTAACTTATTCACTAGACGATTTTGCGGTCACTTTTTTCGTAACGGGGAACGGTTTCTCCACATTAGCGGTAGAAATTTATTCTCGTGCTAGACAAGGGATTTCGCTTTCTATCAATGCTTTATCTACGCTTATTTTCTTATTCACGATTGTTCTCGTAATCGGCTATTATTTCATTAGTAAACGAAATACGACTAAAACGATTCGAACGGGGGCGACGAAAGAATGAAGCAATTGCTGAAAATTTTTGTTCCTGTTATTGTCGTTGCGCTTCTGATGATGCTACTTGCAACATCAATGAACAAATCAGAGGGCTATGCGGGCAGTAATACGCTGACGATTTACAATTGGGGCGATTACATTGATCCATCTTTAATTACGAAATTTGAAAAAGAGACAGGTATGAAAGTGATTTACCAGACGTTTGATTCGAATGAAGCGATGATGACGAAAATTGAACAAGGTGGTACAACATTTGATATTGCGGTACCAAGTGATTATGCGATTAGTAAAATGAAAGAAGAAAACTTACTAATTCCGCTTGATCATTCCAAACTACCAAATGAAAAATATTTAGATCCGCGTTTTATGGATTTATCGTTTGATGATAATAACAAATATTCGATGCCGTATTTCTGGGGAACACTTGGAATTATTTATAATAAAGAAATGTTTCCAGATAAGAACTTTGATACTTGGGATGCGTTATTTGATCCGGATTTAAAAAATCAAATTCTTTTGATCGACGGCGCACGCGAGGTGATGGGGCTGGGCTTAAATAGTCTCGGTTATTCACTCAATGATACAAACAAAGCGCACTTAATGGAAGCTCGTGACAAACTTGAAACGATGACACCTAACGTGAAAGCAGTTGTTGGTGACGAAATCAAGTTACTCATGGCTGACAATGAAGCAGGCGTGGCGGTAACATTTTCTGGAGAAGCGGCGGAAATGCTGAGTGAAAATGAAGATTTAGAATATGTTATTCCAAAAGATGGTTCCAACTTGTGGTTTGATAATATGGTAATTCCAAAAACAGCAAAAAATGTTAACGGAGCGCACAAATTTATCAACTTCATGTTAAAACCAGAAAATGCCGCAATTAATGCTGAATACGTCGGCTATGCTACACCAAATGAAAAAGCAGTAAAACTTTTGCCAAAAGAAATTTCTAGCGACGAACGTTTTTATCCAAATATGGATGAACTGACGAATTTAGAAGTATATGATAACTTAGGTAAGCGAATGTTGTCTTATTATAATGAACTTTTTTTAGAGTTTAAGATGTATCGTAAATAAGATGAATATACAGCTAAAATGACTTTAAATCAAAAGAATAATATATAGACTTGAGTTTTAGGTGTCAGTTTTTTAAGTATCTACTAAGAGGCTAGGACAAAAAGGTCTCTAAAATAAGCAAGAATATTGTATATTCCATTTTTTTAAATGGCAATAGACAATGATTCTTGCTTATTTATTTTTTGTTTATCGTTTAGAAGGTATTCTTTTTTAACAGACGTCTACCAAAAAGGATATTACTTAAAGTCAATTATCGAAATACTAAGGAAATAAATTTGTTAGACTAAACTATAAAAAGTTTTTTATATTATGGGCTTTGAAATACCATAAATTAATCTTTCAATTAAACTAAATTTATACATCAGAAACCATACATGTGCTACCAAAAATTTACCGCTTAGTTGGATTTTAGTAAGCGATTTCTTGGAATTAAATTCCATTTACCCAGACTTTCATTTATTTAATGTTTCTTGATGCTATACTACATTTATCAAGAACATATTGATTTCGGCGCCAATCAAAACTCTTTGATAATTAAACCCAGGAGGAATTACTATGGATAAAAAGTTGAGTATAATGGATAGAATTACGGACTATATTACTTTCAAGATGACACCCGTACTAATGAAAATATTTAATCGTCCAACATTAAATATTATTAAAAATAGTATGGTTAACATTATGCCTTTCATACTATTTGGAAGTGTCACGCTACTTGTGTCTTTACTAGGAACAACATCAATGGGAACTGAGAAACCAATACTTCCTTTTTTGGCAAATTATACGGATCAAATTGGATTGATGAACTCTTTGACAATGGGCTTTATGACATTATATTTCTCTGTTTCAATTGGACTTAATTATGCGAAAGAATATAAGCTTAATGAAATAAATGCTGCACTTGTGAGTTTAATGTCATTTTTAATGATAAATATAGATAAAGTAACCGATGGGACTATTGATGTCTCTTCATTTGGAGCAAACGCACTTTTTCCAACAATGGTCACTTCCATTTTAGCTTTAAAGATATTCAAAATATTTATTAATAAAAATTTTGTTATTCGTATGCCAGAAGGTGTTCCGCCAGCGGTTGGGCAAGCGTTTTCTTCTCTGATTCCTTTTGTAACTATCGGACTTCTTTATTGGTTCCTTAGAACGATGCTACAATTTAATATTACAGAAATAATGAGAGATGTTATGAGCCCAATCTTTAGTGGAACGGATAATATTTTCGTATTTACATTTTATGGATTCTTTACAAAATTACTTTGGGCTTTTGGTATTCACGCCGACTCCCTCTTTCAAGGTATTTTTGACCCACTCAAATTAACTTGGATTGCCGAAAATAGTGCAGCAAAAATTGCCGGCGACCCATTACCCCATATTTGGACCACCGCATTAGAAAGAACTTGCTTGTGGACAGGACCAGTATTGGGACTATTAACAGTATTAATTTTTTCAAGGGTTAAGCATTTAAAAACCTTTTCTTTCGCTGCCCTTCCAGCTGCCTTTTTCTCCATTGCGGAACCAGTAGTTTTTGGGTTACCTATTGTAATGAACCCTATGTTACTTATTCCATTTATTCTTAGTGGAACATTGGGAGCTTTTCTAACTTATGGTGCTTGCCAAATTGCTATACTTGCAAGACCCTTTTTAGAATTACCATGGGCAACACCCCCTGTTCTTATAGGCTTTATTGCATCTGGTGACTGGAAATATATTCTGGCAGCAATTTTCAACATTGTTTTAGGAGCCTTGATTTATTACCCCTTTGTGAAAGCATTTGAACGGGAAGAGTTAAAAAGAATCAATACAAGTGAAGATGTTCCTGCTACAGAATAATAACGAAAATAAGAATCTACTATGGGACAAAAGTTGTCTCGTAGTAGATTCTTATTAGATAACAGGAAATATTAAATAATTTTATGTTAAATGTTCTGATAATAACTTACTCAAAAAATCGTTTACGCAAATCAATTTCGTTACGTTTGGTATTTTCAAGATTAGATTCAAAATCTTTTAGATAAATAAAACTATATATACAATCCAAAATATATTGTGTAGCAATACTAGAACTAAAAGTTTCCATTTTTCCTTTCAATAGTTTTGCCTCATTTATTCCTGTATAGATTGCATAATCAGCTATTTTAGCTAACATTGTAGCTTTATCTTTTGTAATAGCGACAATTGGCGTTTGACTTTTATTTAAATTATATGAAATTTTTAGCGTTTCTGGATTTTCACCTGAGTGCGAAATAACTACAGCTATATGTGTGGAATCAGAATTAATTGCTTGATGTATCTGTTCTGTATAACAAGGTTACAAGTGAACATTTTTACCCAACCGTATTAACTTACTTTTGAATTCGTAAGCTGCTGCCTGGGAAGAACCTTGTCCATAGATATCAATGATACTGGACTGGTTCATTTTATCAATTATACTATGAAGTTCTTCCATATTGAATTCAGCTTTCACCTCGCGAATAGAATTTTTAAAAATATAATACATGTTATCAATAATATTCTCATAAGAATCTTCTTGTGTGAGCGGAAAATTATAATTACTAGTAGGAGATATTTTTTCGTTTTCAGCTAACTCTCTACTTAACTTAATTTTGAACTCGGAATATCCACTTGTTTTTACTTTTTTACATAACCGCATAATAGTTGAAGGTGAGCTGTAAGTAACTTTTGCTAATTCTTTAATGCTCATATTACATGCAGTATTACCATTTTTTAAAATAAAATGAGCGACTTCGGTTTCTCTTTCAGAAAAAAGAGAAATATCTGCTAACTTAGTAAGAATCATTTTATTCACTCACCTAATTTGGTTTCTTTAATTATACAACAGTTTTCTGGTAAAAAGTACCGTTATTATTTTCGCATAAAAACAATAAACTGGTACTATTTTCCAATATAACTGGATTCTATTTACTTAGTATATGCCAATGCTATACTGAGGACAAGTAGAGAGAAATGTTTGCTTTTTATTTAGAATATATAATGAAAAACTAGGAGGTATTTGATATGGTAAGAAGATTAATTAGCAGTAGTAGAAGTGAAATTAGAAAAATGAGTGCAAGTGATTTAAAAACTTCTATTTTGGCAAGTGAAGGAAGAACGGTCCTTTGTCAAAATTTTATTGGTCATACTTTATGTGAAGGAACTACCAACGCAGAAGTTAGTCAAGCGTTTGGGGCAGATATGATTTTCTTTAATGGTTACTCAATGGATACGAATGTTATTCAAGAAGGTCTGATTGTCGAGGAATGGAATGAAGCTACCGAAACTTTTGATACTAAGCAATATCGTTTGAAAGAGATGAAAAAACTAATTAATGTCCCTTTAGGAGTCTATTTAGAATGTGGTGCAGGTGATGATGCTACTACTTCAACAGCTCCAGAAAAGCAGCTGATTAAAAATGATCGAATTGCTTCAAAAGAAAATTTGGAGAAGGCTATTCAGGAAGAGTGTGATTTCGTTGTATTAGCTGGAAATCCAGGTACTCGAACATCTTATCAAACAATTGTTGAAGCAACTAGACAGGCTAAAGCTGTTGTTGGTGATAAAATGTTACTATTTGCTGGAAAGTGGGAAGATGGTGTCTTTGAGAAAGTACTTGGAGATCCACAAGTTCCAATGTCTACTCATAAACAGTTTGTACAAGAACTGATTGATGCTGGTGCTGATGTTATTTGCCTACCAATGCCTGGCTGTAGACCGGGTATCACAGTGAGGATATTCGAGAATTAACAACTTTTACGCACACTTATAAACCTGGAACTTTGGTAATGTCCTTCTTAGATTGCTCTGTAGAAGGCGCGGATGATGATTCCATCAGACAATGTACTCTATGGTCTAAAATGACTGGTGCTGACATTCATGCAATTGGTGATGCAGGTTTAAGTGGTATGAGCTCACCAGAAGGAATATACACCATGTCAATCGCTTTAAAAGGAAGAAGACTTACTTTTAGAAGGCTAGGAGCAGGCGGCAGATAATCAGTTTTATCTCTATAATTTATAGATTAAGAGGAACATACAATATGCTATAAAAAATAGTCTATCTCTAATGATGTCTGCAAACTTAAGCAAAGAATTACTTAATCTTGAAAATACTAGTATCGATAGCTTTCATATAGATGGACGTTCTATAGCAAATTTTGAATTAGTAGCAACAAAATCCTATTAAATATGTACCGAAAATAAAGCTACCAGTATCTTTACGCAAGTTATTTGCCAGGTTGAAACACGAACATTAGGCAAATAACTTGTGGAATAGATCCGCAATCCGCTAAAATAACATTACGCAATTTTTTTTGAAAAGGGGAATTGATTATGACAGTGGAAAAAGTGAAGTGGGGCTATGATGAGAAGACGGGGCCGGATATGTGGGGGCATATTTGTTCTGACTTTGAAATAGCAGATACTGGTAAGGCACAATCGCCGGTCAATATTGAGCAATCTGATGTAGAGCAAATCAAACCGTCAACGATGAAATTTTACTATAAAGAGACCGATTATACGATTAAACGAGTGGAACAATCCGTGCATGTATTTCCGCATGATAAAGAGCAAGGGCTACGCTATAATGGTGAATATTTTCCACTTGTTTCATTTCATGCCCATATCCCGGCAGAGCATCTTTTAGACGGGTATATTTATCCAATCGAATGGCATTTTGTACATGAAAAAGCAGATGGCACAACGCTTGTAATGAGTGCTTGGATGGAAATCGATAATACGACCAATGTGGAATTAAAAGATTTACCAAAGCATTTTCCAGAAGTTTTTGCCGATTTTGAAACAGAACGAGATATTACTTTAGATGTCAATGAATTCATGCCAGAAGAGCGTGTTTTTTATACATACCAAGGCTCGCGGACAACGCCACCAACTGTGGAAGGCGTCACTTGGATTGTGTTGAAAAATGCAAAATCACTTAAACAAGCTGATTTTACAGAATTAGATAAAGCAATTGGGAACACAAGTCGGCGCGTGCAACCTTTAAATGGCCGAGAAATTACTTTTTACAACTAAAAACTAGAAAGCCTCGCTCGAATCTTGTATAGTATAAGCATAGATTTACGAGTGGAGGCTTATTTTTATGTATGAACAAGCGCGCAAGCTGATGATAAAAGCACATAATGGTCAAAAGCGTAAAATTACCGGTGAGCCTTATTTTTCGCACCCATTAAATGTGGCGCGGATTTTGCGTCGTGCTGGTTTTCCTGAAGAAGTCGTTATTGCTGGATTACTTCATGATGCGGTAGAGGACACCGAGGTGACAGACCAAGATATTCGGGAAATGTTCGGGGATATCATTGCTGATTTGGTGGCCTCCCATACGGAAAATAAATCTTTATCATGGGAAGAACGAAAAGCGCATACAATTGAACAAGTTCGTACGGGTACTTTGGAAGAAAAAGCACTTATCGTTGCAGATAAATTAGATAATTTAAGTTCCGTTCGCTATGCCTTGAGTTCTGAAGGGAAAGCAGTTTGGAGCTACTTTAATCGTGGCTATGATCAGCAAAAATGGTATAATGAAGGCATCAAAAATAATATGGAATACGGGTTAAATCCGTCTGAAATCCCTGCTTTTTTCGAGGAGTACGCACGTTTAGTGAAGTGGATTTTTAAGGAATAAATTTTTATTTAAAATAACTGTTAATTTAGGTATTTATATTCAAATTAATAAGTTTTCAGAAAATGATTTTCTTTTTTCAAAGTTCTGATGTAAAATGAAAGCGTTATAAACATACGAGAAAGGAAGTTTTTTTTGATGGTTTATGGAGCAATTGAAGCAGGTGGAACAAAATTTGTTGTCGCAATTGGAAAAGAATCTGGGGAAATCATTAAACGTGAAAGTTACCCAACAACAGAACCAGCAGAAACAATGAAAGCCGTTATTCAATTTTTCAAACAGTATCAAGATGAATTAAAAGCGATTGGGATTGGCTCGTTTGGTCCAATTGATATTCGAAAATCTAGTCCTACATACGGCTATATCACGCAAACACCAAAACTTGCGTGGCGCAATTACGATATCGTCGGTGCTATGAAAAGAGAATTTAATGTCCCAATTGGTTTTACAACAGATGTGAATGCCGCCGCGCTTGGAGAAGTGAGTCTTGGCGCCGCTGAAGGCTTATCGAGTTGTATTTACTTAACTATCGGAACGGGAATCGGTGGAGGTGCCGTTGTTTCTGGCAAAATTTTGGAAGGATTTTCTCATCCGGAAATGGGACATATTATGGTGCGCCGTCATAAACTAGATCGATTTACTGGCAGTTGCCCAAGCCATAGTGATTGTTTAGAAGGACTCGCAGCTGGTGGAGCAATTGAAAAGCGCTGGGGTAAAAAAGCAGTCGAGCTCGCAGATGATGAAGAAGTTTGGAATTTAGAAGCTCATTATATTGCGCAAGCTTTAATGAATTACACACTGATTTTATCACCAGAAAGAATCATTTTAGGTGGAGGCGTTATGAAGCAACGGCAACTTTTCCCATTAATTCGTCAAAAATTAAAAGCATTAGTCAATAATTATGTACAGTTACCGGATTTAGAAAGGTACATAGTTCCTCCAAAATTAGAAGATGATGCTGGTATAACTGGTTGTGTTTTACTTGCAGTGGATGCTGAAAAAAATAAATAATCATTGGAACAGAGGGCACTTTTCCGTGGCTTCTGTTTTTTTGGTAATAGTTGCATTTTTTTGATATGATTCAGTAAAAGCAGAACGATAGGGAGAGTACAAGTAATGAAACAAATTCTAATAGTAGATGATGACAAACATATTCGTAAGCTTGTGGGGCATTATCTTCGTCGCGAAGGTTTTCACGTGCTTGAGGCGAGCGACGGGGAGGACGCAGAGCAGATTGTCAGTAGCAAGCAAGTTCATTTAGCGGTCATTGATGTCATGATGCCGAAAATGGATGGGTTTGAGCTGTGTCAAAAAATGCGTACGAGTTATCCAGAAATCCCAATTATTATGTTGACAGCAAAAGATGCGCTCATTGATAAATCACGTGGCTTTGAAGTCGGAACAGATGATTATCTCACCAAGCCATTTGAACCGGAAGAGCTTGTTTTTCGAATTCGGGCGTTGCTTCGTCGTTCCAATCAAGCGAGCGAAGTGAAAATCCATATTGGGAATATCACGATTGATCAAAAGAGCTATGGAATAAAATTTGGTCAACGGGAACAAATGATTCCTGTGAAAGAATTTGAGTTACTTTATCAGCTAGCTAGTTATCCTAGCCGTATTTTTACCCGAGAAGAGCTGATCGAACGCATCTGGCAGCGAGATTATGATGGTAGTGACCGGACAGTGGATGTACATATTAAGCGATTACGTGATCACTTTGATGAGGGAAAAGATGGGATTCGAATTGTTACGGTTCGCGGAGTTGGCTATAAGTTGGAGGAGACAATATGAAATCGCTCTATGGTCGAATAGTTATTACGATGCTCGTGGTTATTCTTACTAGTAGTTTACTTGGATTTTTCTTAGCTAATATTTATTATCAAATAAAACTAAAGCCATTCAATGATGAAAAAACTACCCAAATAGCGCAAGAAGTACAACAATTTTATCAATCAAATGAAGGAGTTTCATTAGACGATTATTTAAAAAATGTTGGAGAACTTGGTTATGAAGTATATCTCACAGATGGTGCTCGTGATTCCCGTTATTTTGGTGGTGAATTCCGGAAAAAAGATTTACCAGAAAAGACTGTTCAACAAGTTTTAGCGGGAGAGACCTATCATGGTATTGATAACTTTAATACAGGGTTATTCATTACTGGCTTTTTTGACAATGATCTTCATAATACGATTGGAGTTCCAGTGGAAACAAATGGCAAAACGGAAGCACTATTTATTCGCCAAGATCCGGAACAACAATTTGGGGAGCTACGAATCTTTTTTGCGATGATTCTTATTTTCACTTCGATTATTAGTATTTTATTTGTTTTAATTAGCGGGCGTTACATTGTTAATCCCATTGTAAAACTAACGAATGCAACGAAGCAAATTCGCAAAGGAAACTACGATGTGTCGCTTGAAGTAAGGCGCAAAGATGAGATTGGACAACTCGCGGATTCCTTTGCAAAAATGACTGGAGAATTAGAAAAATCAGAGGTGGCTCGTCAGGAATTTGTCGCAAATGTCTCGCATGAATTACAGTCACCACTAACATCAATGCAAGGATTTGCGGCTTTACTTGCCTCAGATACTTTATCAGAAAAAGAACGAGCGGAATATTTAGCTGTTTTATCAGAAGAAACGACACGTCTTTCATCTTTGACAAAGCAGTTACTTACGCTTGCCACATTAGACCAAGAAGTAGGGCTCCGAAAAAAAGATCAAGTGGACATAGAATCCCAGTGGCGCCAATTGTTACAGATGACGGAATGGAGCTGGCGTGCAAAAGAACTAACCATCCAATTAGAGTTGGCTAAAGTAGAATACACCGGGGATGCTGAGTTGCTTTATCAAGTCTGGTCCAATCTATTAACAAACGCAATTAAGTTTACACCAGTTGGCGGGACTATTGCTATTTCTCTCTATGAGAAAAATAGCACTGTGTTCGTGGAAGTTGAGGATAGTGGTATCGGAATTAGCCAAGCCGATATAAATCAAATATTCCATCGCTTCTATAAAGCAAATCAAAGTCGCACGAGAGAAGAAGGTTCTAGTGGTTTAGGGTTATCCATTTGTCAAAAAATCATTCACTTGCACCACGGAGGAATTGAAGTAAAAAGTAGTCCCGAAAAAGGAACGAAATTCACGATTAACCTACCTGAATTTTAAATTTGTAAAATCCGATTCACATTCCGTTTACAAAGCTCCTTTAAACTAAGTGTAAGATCTTAGAAGGAGTTGAACGGAATGTTTTTGGCATTAAGGGAATTAAAACACGCAAAACTACGCTATATTTTGATTGTGTTAATTATGGTATTAATTGCTTGGCTTGTTTTGTTTGTAACGGGCTTAGCGAGTGGACTAGCAAATGATAATGGGGCAGCAATTTCTTCCAACAAAGCGACATATTACGTGTTGCAGAAGGATTCAGATAATCGCTTAACAAGATCCAATTTAACAACATCTGAAACACAAGATGTAGCAAAACAAGTAGATAATTCGAAAAGTACTAATTTAGGCGTACAAATGGGAACAATTACGAAACCAAAGCAAGATAAAAAAACCGATATTACTTATTTTGGAATAGATAAAACAAGCTTCTTACAACCGGAAATAACAGAAGGAACCAAACCACAAACAAAAAAAGAAATAATAGCGGATATTTCTTTAAAAGAAGCAGATTATCAATTGGGAAGTAAATTAAAAGATAGTGCAACTGGTGAACAGTTTACAATTACTGCTTTCACAAAAAATAATACTTTTAGTCATTCTCCCGTTATTTTTGTAGGATGGGATGCCTGGGAACTTATTCACCAAACAAACCAAGCGGCACAGGGCGAGTACAATGCCGTAGCACTCGATGTTTCGCAAAATAAAGCAGAAAGCCTATCATTAGGTTCACTGGAATTATCATCTAGTAAAGAAGTTCTCCAAGGTATTCCCGGCTATTCAGAAGAACAAGGTTCGCTATTAATGATGATTGCCTTTTTATTCGTCATTGCTGCATTTGTTCTCGCAGCTTTCTTTTACGTCATTACAATTCAAAAAATCAACCAATTTGGTATTTTAAAAGCAGTTGGGGCAAGAACGGCGTATTTAGGACGAAGCATTATCAGTCAAGTTGTCTTTCTATCTGTTGTCAGCTTATTAATTGGTAATGGTTTAACATTTGGACTTGCAGCAATTTTACCAGCAAGTATGCCATTTACGCTTAGTCCGCTACTTGCAATTGGCTGCTCTGTTTTATTCCTTGTTGTCGCAGTAGCAGGCTCGC belongs to Listeria ivanovii subsp. ivanovii and includes:
- a CDS encoding HD domain-containing protein, with the translated sequence MYEQARKLMIKAHNGQKRKITGEPYFSHPLNVARILRRAGFPEEVVIAGLLHDAVEDTEVTDQDIREMFGDIIADLVASHTENKSLSWEERKAHTIEQVRTGTLEEKALIVADKLDNLSSVRYALSSEGKAVWSYFNRGYDQQKWYNEGIKNNMEYGLNPSEIPAFFEEYARLVKWIFKE
- a CDS encoding MurR/RpiR family transcriptional regulator, translating into MILTKLADISLFSERETEVAHFILKNGNTACNMSIKELAKVTYSSPSTIMRLCKKVKTSGYSEFKIKLSRELAENEKISPTSNYNFPLTQEDSYENIIDNMYYIFKNSIREVKAEFNMEELHSIIDKMNQSSIIDIYGQGSSQAAAYEFKSKLIRLGKNVHL
- a CDS encoding response regulator transcription factor, with the translated sequence MKQILIVDDDKHIRKLVGHYLRREGFHVLEASDGEDAEQIVSSKQVHLAVIDVMMPKMDGFELCQKMRTSYPEIPIIMLTAKDALIDKSRGFEVGTDDYLTKPFEPEELVFRIRALLRRSNQASEVKIHIGNITIDQKSYGIKFGQREQMIPVKEFELLYQLASYPSRIFTREELIERIWQRDYDGSDRTVDVHIKRLRDHFDEGKDGIRIVTVRGVGYKLEETI
- a CDS encoding PTS sugar transporter subunit IIC, encoding MDKKLSIMDRITDYITFKMTPVLMKIFNRPTLNIIKNSMVNIMPFILFGSVTLLVSLLGTTSMGTEKPILPFLANYTDQIGLMNSLTMGFMTLYFSVSIGLNYAKEYKLNEINAALVSLMSFLMINIDKVTDGTIDVSSFGANALFPTMVTSILALKIFKIFINKNFVIRMPEGVPPAVGQAFSSLIPFVTIGLLYWFLRTMLQFNITEIMRDVMSPIFSGTDNIFVFTFYGFFTKLLWAFGIHADSLFQGIFDPLKLTWIAENSAAKIAGDPLPHIWTTALERTCLWTGPVLGLLTVLIFSRVKHLKTFSFAALPAAFFSIAEPVVFGLPIVMNPMLLIPFILSGTLGAFLTYGACQIAILARPFLELPWATPPVLIGFIASGDWKYILAAIFNIVLGALIYYPFVKAFEREELKRINTSEDVPATE
- a CDS encoding MurR/RpiR family transcriptional regulator — its product is MHQAINSDSTHIAVVISHSGENPETLKISYNLNKSQTPIVAITKDKATMLAKIADYAIYTGINEAKLLKGKMETFSSSIATQYILDCIYSFIYLKDFESNLENTKRNEIDLRKRFFE
- a CDS encoding carbonic anhydrase — its product is MTVEKVKWGYDEKTGPDMWGHICSDFEIADTGKAQSPVNIEQSDVEQIKPSTMKFYYKETDYTIKRVEQSVHVFPHDKEQGLRYNGEYFPLVSFHAHIPAEHLLDGYIYPIEWHFVHEKADGTTLVMSAWMEIDNTTNVELKDLPKHFPEVFADFETERDITLDVNEFMPEERVFYTYQGSRTTPPTVEGVTWIVLKNAKSLKQADFTELDKAIGNTSRRVQPLNGREITFYN
- a CDS encoding ABC transporter substrate-binding protein, producing the protein MKQLLKIFVPVIVVALLMMLLATSMNKSEGYAGSNTLTIYNWGDYIDPSLITKFEKETGMKVIYQTFDSNEAMMTKIEQGGTTFDIAVPSDYAISKMKEENLLIPLDHSKLPNEKYLDPRFMDLSFDDNNKYSMPYFWGTLGIIYNKEMFPDKNFDTWDALFDPDLKNQILLIDGAREVMGLGLNSLGYSLNDTNKAHLMEARDKLETMTPNVKAVVGDEIKLLMADNEAGVAVTFSGEAAEMLSENEDLEYVIPKDGSNLWFDNMVIPKTAKNVNGAHKFINFMLKPENAAINAEYVGYATPNEKAVKLLPKEISSDERFYPNMDELTNLEVYDNLGKRMLSYYNELFLEFKMYRK
- a CDS encoding ROK family protein — its product is MVYGAIEAGGTKFVVAIGKESGEIIKRESYPTTEPAETMKAVIQFFKQYQDELKAIGIGSFGPIDIRKSSPTYGYITQTPKLAWRNYDIVGAMKREFNVPIGFTTDVNAAALGEVSLGAAEGLSSCIYLTIGTGIGGGAVVSGKILEGFSHPEMGHIMVRRHKLDRFTGSCPSHSDCLEGLAAGGAIEKRWGKKAVELADDEEVWNLEAHYIAQALMNYTLILSPERIILGGGVMKQRQLFPLIRQKLKALVNNYVQLPDLERYIVPPKLEDDAGITGCVLLAVDAEKNK
- a CDS encoding sensor histidine kinase, whose translation is MKSLYGRIVITMLVVILTSSLLGFFLANIYYQIKLKPFNDEKTTQIAQEVQQFYQSNEGVSLDDYLKNVGELGYEVYLTDGARDSRYFGGEFRKKDLPEKTVQQVLAGETYHGIDNFNTGLFITGFFDNDLHNTIGVPVETNGKTEALFIRQDPEQQFGELRIFFAMILIFTSIISILFVLISGRYIVNPIVKLTNATKQIRKGNYDVSLEVRRKDEIGQLADSFAKMTGELEKSEVARQEFVANVSHELQSPLTSMQGFAALLASDTLSEKERAEYLAVLSEETTRLSSLTKQLLTLATLDQEVGLRKKDQVDIESQWRQLLQMTEWSWRAKELTIQLELAKVEYTGDAELLYQVWSNLLTNAIKFTPVGGTIAISLYEKNSTVFVEVEDSGIGISQADINQIFHRFYKANQSRTREEGSSGLGLSICQKIIHLHHGGIEVKSSPEKGTKFTINLPEF
- a CDS encoding ABC transporter permease, with amino-acid sequence MFLALRELKHAKLRYILIVLIMVLIAWLVLFVTGLASGLANDNGAAISSNKATYYVLQKDSDNRLTRSNLTTSETQDVAKQVDNSKSTNLGVQMGTITKPKQDKKTDITYFGIDKTSFLQPEITEGTKPQTKKEIIADISLKEADYQLGSKLKDSATGEQFTITAFTKNNTFSHSPVIFVGWDAWELIHQTNQAAQGEYNAVALDVSQNKAESLSLGSLELSSSKEVLQGIPGYSEEQGSLLMMIAFLFVIAAFVLAAFFYVITIQKINQFGILKAVGARTAYLGRSIISQVVFLSVVSLLIGNGLTFGLAAILPASMPFTLSPLLAIGCSVLFLVVAVAGSLLSLYRVAKVDPLEAIGRAN
- a CDS encoding ABC transporter permease, whose amino-acid sequence is MKKNKWGTIYLVLVFVILYAPIFYLIFYSFNKGGTMHNFSGFTLGYYKEVFQDTRLLIIVLNTFVIALLSSVIATVIGVCGALAIKFMPKPFAKNSLLSLNNVLIVSPDVIIGASFLIFFTILGVKLGFISVLVSHIAFSIPIVVLMILPKLQEMSPTLMDAARDLGASQWQVLSKVILPYIMPGVLAGFFMALTYSLDDFAVTFFVTGNGFSTLAVEIYSRARQGISLSINALSTLIFLFTIVLVIGYYFISKRNTTKTIRTGATKE